Part of the Chanodichthys erythropterus isolate Z2021 chromosome 13, ASM2448905v1, whole genome shotgun sequence genome is shown below.
ATTTCACTCATAATTGCGTCTTTAACATCACATACATCCCGtcacttttatttgtgtttgtagtcaaATCCTCATCCAGaacgcaatgggttgtgggcattATTAGCCTTTAGAATATGCACATATCTGCACTCAAGATTGTAACCGGAAAAAGTAGACAAGGTCTACTAGATCcaggtatctttggaatactcaattcaacatactacgatttgggacacaCTAATTCTAATTTCAAATACTAATAGGGACGGATAATATGCAAATTGCTGCTTAGGATTCTAATTTTAGCAATGTGTAAAAACAACTGTccaataaaaaaggaaaaatccatatacacacaaaagccattcataaacacaactttacaTTAAGAGGGAACATAAACAAATTGAATATGGTAAATCTTCAGCATGCCTAACACCAACATGCAGTGACATTAGAATGTTTTGCTACAGCATGAATCCCTTTACTAGTTCTATAGTAAAATATCCTGTCACAGTTCACTTTTGCTTTGACCTTGTGAATTTCCTCATCTATAAGTGATGGTTCACATGATTTCTGAGGgttgtttgggtttttttttttagttgagaAACCGTATGACTGCTGACATTATACTGTCAGTAATTTctttttatgttaaaatgcATGCCTTTTATCAgcttgaattattatttttattttttacaggtaAAGAACACTGTGAACATTCACCTATGCTTGTTCCGCTTGTCGCAGTACACTACTGACATCTTAGTGACGTTCAACGATCCTGTTTGTATCAAGTGAGTTGGTTAAACACATACAAGTTGAAGTCATTCCACTCTTAAGTTTTCCCCATTAAATCTTTTCCTTGTATACTGGGGATTACCTAGATGtctttaaattaaatgatttttatgcatttatacACATGGTGTTCAAAGATGCTGAAATGGTATAGTCAGGATCTTAATACGTATAGCAAGAAGGTTTGATTTAAAATCTTCTCTCTCAGTCCCCTCAGCAGCAGTGCCATTGGAAATGTGGCAACTATACCGTGGACACTACAGGACTTCCAGGGTGTTCTGCAGTCCTTTTGCCTACTTGACCCTGGAGTGTTCGGGTAGATTCttcatgcatgtttaaatacaaGACATCATTACAAAAGGCTTTTTTTTCCAGAAGCTTTTAAAATTTGCTTTTACAATGACTGAACAGGTTAAAACACAAACTTCACAACACCTAAAAAGCTAAAGTCTCTGAATCATTTTCCTTGTAGTGCAAGGCTTAGCATTTGTCTATAGGTGAGGCTATGTAAAAAATATAgagaatctttatttttttttttaaatgtaaaaattgtgtttttgaatCTTCTCCAAACCAGCATTTATTTAACTCGATGTACATTtatgctgattcattcagcaGCATTTCTTTAGAGTTTTCTTGATGTAATCAAAGGTGAGCAGTCATCATTGTCCTTTGTATGCTGATTTAAACATCTCTATTACTTGACCACAAAATGAATGTGTAACAACTTAACTGGAACTCTGTGTTTAAACTCTGGTTTTTCCTTAACTCTGAAATGTAAGACACTTTCACCCATTCATCAACTTTCATATCATTCTGTACGAGTGAAAACTTTCCTAAGACATTGATCCTCTTTTTTGAccaaaagtatttggacacttaagtcACACTTAATGTTTGAATAtcattgcattagataacaTCAGACcatgtaacatttattttaaagaaaaatagcACAATCAAAACCTTTCACAAAAAGTTCGGTTTTAAATTATAAACCAATATGTatagtgatcaaaataaaaacatgtattgTGGCTTGTGTAGCATGTCCTTAGTTAATCTTCATAAATCCATTTAAAATAACCTGGGACCAGTTGatttaacagttaaaaaaaaaaaacattatttccaTGTTGATGTCACTTGATGGTTTGATTTAATACAATGACATTCAGACATTAAGTGTGAAAGCATGTTTTGAGGATAAGCTTATCCGTGTATTTGTACTTAAAGGACCAGGACGTTGCAGTGTTGTCATGTATATAGAAAATAGAATGgtcattcttttaaaaataatttatttcaattatATACCATCATATGTTACAGAccctatatgtatatatacatttatagtctcttattaaataatgtattgcATATAATTAGTTACATTAGTTTCTCTAAAGCATCAAACACTAGTTGCAGTAGATACACATTCAGTAGAGCACAATTAAGGCAAATGGTTATTCTATGTCCCGTTGAATAGTGTCCTATTGTCCTAATATTCTAGAGACTTTCAGCACATTACATGAAACTCAATTGTATAATCAAAGGTGGTAAGGTTTAATtctatttatttgttaatttatcTTTCAGCAAAGCAACCAAATTTGAAACAAATGTGGCATTCTTAGATTTATAGACATCAGACTGTTGGGAGAAAACAAAACTATTTCTGATATGTTTTAACCATTCAGTTTGAATGCAAACTCAAGTAAGTCATTGCCCTTCCAGTCATGATTAATAATTAGCAGCAAGAAGATTACAGCTGTCAAGTCAGTCACAAAATGAGAATACTATTTGTGTTTTAGTCATTCTACCACAATCTCTGTGAGAACTAAATTTACAGTACATCATGCAATtcataatacaataaaacagaaCAGATCAACTGATTATGATCCAGTGGATCACATTTAATCTTTAGCAAAGGGttaaactatatataaaaagtattttgAAAAGAATCATTCAGTTAACAGTCAACACCCCTGGAACATGAGTCACCCAATCAGAATCAGGATTCAGGAAATTAATTAGCATAATTCAAGTGCACGCAAAACTTACAGTAACTTTGATTCAACCAGTGAGTGTAGATATATTATGTTTCCATTAAACCTTTTGCAAAGCTTTGCTGGAGTGTGATGTATAAGAAAATATCCTTCTACATACAGTACATCCTAAACGAGTGTTATGGTTAATTCAAGTCCTGGCTTCTTGGTCAATGCAGCATTCCAGCTGTGCTATTCCACCACATAGTAATGGCTCAGTTTACCACATCACTGTGTAAATCCCATAGCGCATAATTTCTGTTGCATAGCAACATTCTGTTATATCAGGAAGTACTTCTAGTAGAAGGTTGCCAGTTGAAGATTGATgcttaataaaatgttttaataaaaaatgttcttaatattttaatatgtagtAACTGCTTTATAAGGCACTTGAGGCCATGTTGCACTGCGAGTATAGTCAATCTGCTGTGTGTTGTgactatatttaaaatatagcaaAGGTCTTTCATACCGTAGTGCTTGATTGCTTCTTTAATCAGCTAATCAGGGAAATATCAGTTGTTATTTTGCTTATGTAGGCAATAGCAAAACGCTAGCTGTTGCTATGGTACAAAGTGCGCAGCTCATTCCAGAAAAGCAGAGAAAGGATGGTATGAGGTCCGAGGCGGAAGTAGGAGGCTCCGAGTCCTTTATACAAACCAGTCATTCCTTCCTTCTTCAGTGTCTTAGAGAAACAGTCCACGAAACCTTTGTACAATACACCCTGCATTAGAATAGAGAGTGACATAAAGGCCTTGTTTTAGCACTTTGTTGGTGAAACTGGATATGCAAGTGTGAAATGAAACCAATTTGCTAATAATTGTGAACCACTTTGTGTTGTTGACAGTTGGTAGGAGATCACCTTGCCAAGATGATTCACAGGCTGGTTGTAGAGTCGAGTGCTGACCACATCAAAAGGAGTCATAGCTAATACAACTACTACACTGCTGATCATACCAGCACTCAGTGCTATTAACCAGCTGCCCTCAGAGAACATCTACAAATACGAATGAAAAAGAAACAGTTTACtaacaaaacagagaatgtTTTCACATTTCAACCATGTAAGGAGTGTTGTCTTCAATAGTTGTAATAGGAatagtttactcaaaaatgaCACTACTTCTGTCATCATCTACAGATAATGCTTTCCCTCCACAATTGTCTTATGTAAGTTAACATCACAAACTCTACTGTGAACTGGTGACATTATTAGAACTACTTGTAGAGTCATTCAGGTGATTTCATATATCGGGGAATGTTTTTGTAGATTTGTAACACCAGTGGAATTTTTTCGCCAATTCTGAGGTCACCCTCAGAAACTCCAACAATACATGCATGTATTTTTATGTCTATTACAGCAAAATTTAATAGTTTCTTGTGACTTTTGAGTAGAATAACATTACCATTTAATCATTTGTTGGTCTTTGGCACAAAAATGACAATGACAAACACCTAAATATTGATCTTTATTTTGTATGTAGATCATTTTATTGTGCTGCATTAAGCAATATATTTTGCTACTTCCTAGTGGTTAAACTAAATGTTGGGATAGCCAGTTTCATATTTAACTTCCTATGCTTTATAAATGACTCCaaactgaaacagaaaacaCCATTGTGTGTTCACCATTCTGGACAACATGAGTAGTAATAACATCAAGTATCATCTGTCAAATAACTTCCTCAATGGGCATAAACTTTATCCATGGTATAGCCTAATGGCCTAAATACAGAGTGCttgctttaaatgttttaaaacacaaCTCCTTCCTTTGTTGACACATTTCCTGTTGAAACATGAAGGTGTGGCAGGACATATCAAAATGTGTGCTGGTAGTTGCTATACAACAATGTGgcaacaccattgtttcctacAATATTTCTAGTCATGGCTGGTGTTTTTGAGGTGAGTGAGTCAATTTAGAGAGCATTTTATTGGACAAAAAACAAGTCATCAATAGTCTTGGTCTGTTTTCCATGAAAAGGAACTATAAATGTGTATATCCAAGACTTTGTTTTGTCAACTTGTACAAGTGTACTAGCATATTGATAAAGCTAACACGCATTAATGCCTacacaaacatttaatttaatgagGTCCTTAAAGGCTCAATGGAAATTTATGTTGAAAtggaattaatttaattaaaagttGACTGCCCTGAAAAAAAGCAGATTTGCTAAAACATCGGCCCGCTGTACTGCCCTACAAAGACACATTATGACTGAGTTGGACCGCTAAGGCTACTTTACACAGTCAGTGCTTGGGGAACTGACGATATTTATCACAGATGTTACTCTCAATCGTTTAGAGGAGCCACTTCAATACTGTCTGTAAAAACAGATATCAAACCCTTCTATTTTCACTGTGAATTACTCCCAGTTGAAGTGAAATATCCTATGCTTACCTGTAGGTCAGTGACCAGCTCTTTAGAGGCAGAGAAAGTTGAGAGCTGAGCAGCTGACCCCACACTGACCCTTGGGACCGCTGCGCTTGCCCCCCTCCACAAACCCAGAATTCCGTGCTGTTTATGGATGGCCAATAGTGCATGCATCATACcctgacaaaaagaaaaacaaagatataCAAAAGATCGATAACAAACAGGAAATGCTAGTGGTTTTAGATTCAAGCTGGTTCCTATTACCATTGATGCAAAACTGTTGCTGAATAAATGCAATGGGATCTAATATTACAAAAATCTCTACAACCCTAGAATCAGTTGACTGGAAGTTCTCACAtaacattaaaagaaaaaaatgttaacatagATGTTTCTGTAAGGTCACCATTAACTTACCCTGTGCTTATACTGGTGTCCAACTGCAATAGAGGAAGTGGACTGACTCTGAAGATGTGTCTTTACCTGAAAGAAATACAAATAGTAGGTAACCTGCTGGTAAACTAAAGACACTGTTTGGAGCACCAtctacagttgtggccagaattattggcacccttggtaaatatgatcaaagatgactgtaaaaataaatctgctttgtttattcttttgatctttaattcataaaattagcaaaaaatataacctttcattgaaggaaaagaattgaaagttgGGGGGAAatcaaaacacgttggccacaattactGGCAGTAATTTGCTTttttgagtaaaatatctcCGAAGTATATTcctattcatatttacatttttttagcacaccagggtgatcatgaacatgaaattgtccagccatgacttcctcttcaacaggagtataaacataaGGAAACACAAAGGCTAAATTCccataatcattcatcacaatgagtaaaaccaaagaatatagttctgatgtgcagcaaaagattgttgagcttcacaaaatagaaaaatagagaatagaatagaaaatagctaaagcattgaaaatccccatttccactatcagggcaataattaagttccaatcaactaaagatgctaaaaatctgcctggaagaggacgtgtgtctaaatcatcctaatggacggtgaggaggagagtttgagtggccaaagactctccaaggatcacagcaggagaattgcagagattagttaaaggtagggtaggtaagaaattttgttccaaatttgtttaaactttatatatatatcaatgcataattaaaatgtaagtactctgataaaagagtataaaaatcgagtgactctagaccgtttaatctgtattaaacacagctcattatttccattcgGGACGAAACACAGGATTGGCTTAGGCGACTGTCACTCTCTCacaaccatggcaaccaccctttTGCCACACATGACCTGCCCACTTGCGCGCACACGTTTGATTTGGGGAATTCAAGAGGCACGCGATCTTAGGAATACCAAAACAAGGGCAGAGAAACAGCAAGCAAAATTCACAGTACCGGCctatgcagttagtgaaggcaaACCAGGCAAAAAAAGGAATACAGTAACAGTACAAGAAAAGGCAATGAACAAAAAGTCTttggataaacaaagaaataaaacgcGAGTTAATATCATAGACAGTAAAGGTTAATATCGGCGTGGCTTTCCAGTgatggcgagaactgagggaactcaaggggctgaaaagtgactccttgatggctttatttctgctggacaggtaaatctttgttttagtattttgatcatacatatttttttgtttattttttcatgaagcatgtgtcattAGCACACGTAGCTGCATAatatagctaacataacattactCAGCGAGCCGTTGTAGAGACTATAAATAATCTATAGGCCTAGCTCAAGATGATAGCTAGAGTgttgaattgtgcataattttgctttagataactaaatacatgtttaacagaTAGTAGGCCTAACCTTACTCCGCATCTAGGAACTTTTCTTAGGACTATATTTACCCTCTAACTCTTATACCATGTTCACCTGTAAGTTTACCTGCACGTTTTTTttcgcctttgttttgtttttatattctctacctatgtttactgatgtctttatcttgtatctgtgtgtgtcgtacagactttgttgtatgtgtgtgttattattttgtgtctgcaatgcagttgtgagttgatatttgagtgtatgttactctgtttatctgtagaacaacgtatatgttatgaatcttacacgaaattcatcttcatcacagtgtaaatgatggtaatgtaaaaacgtgtatcatgcaacctgtttttagctttgccttatagataactagctcgttagcgaatcaaaaaatttatattttaaactttaccaatatcaatatgctagcttgatagtgagtactaaaatacatcttgtttgtttatcttcataattataaagttatttttattacatgtgaTTCTGACAAGATGTCACTACATGCACTGTGCTCCTTCCTCTTCGCTCGTCTCAGGTAAATAATGCGTCTTCCAGCTCAGTGGTCGGAGTCGCGCGTTCATGCGTTTtgggggcgtggctttggaaggagcccagaagggagggggtggactgaatggaaataatgagctgtcttTAAAACAGTCGTGAGAGGTTTTTATACTTTCTATTtcagagtacttacattttaattatgtattgatatatatataaagtttaaacacattttttacctaccctgcctttaagtcttgagtctcagaaagcctaaaaaaaattatcaaacagcacctacatccccacaagttgttcgggaaggtttcaagaaaaatcctctgctctcatccagaaactaTCTCCAGCACATttagttgtcagacaagactggaacttcaaacgggacccgCTTCTATGGCcagatgaaacaaaaaaaaaagaaaaagctttTTGGctgcaaacccaccagatgggtttggtgcacacatagataaaaagtaccccatgctcacggttaaatatactgctggatctttaatgttgtgggcctgtttttctgctggaagtcctggacatcttgttcagatatatggcattatggattctatcaaataccaacagataaaaaacaaaaacctgattgcttctgctagaaatccaataatggaccgtggttggatcttccatcaggacaatgatccaaaacaaacatcaaaaccaacacaaatatgtgtcactgagcacaaaatgaagcttctgccatggccgtcCCAGTCCCTTGtctctttggataaaagcgtcttctaaatgactaaatgtagaTGTGAATTAAacttataatatttttatatttataacgtattaataaaatgcatgtaTTATCATTATTGCGTGttataataatcatattttaaatattcattcatttattattattataatttatataatttttaatttttacaattttaatttatataataatacattacaattatatatttaattttcctAACTATAGGCTAGGCCGTTTCTCATCTAATCAGAATACAGGCTCGAAATTATCCTTTTCGTTCGCACCACTTGTTCTCTTTGCGCTACGCTATGCAGTTGTCTATTTTCGCTCTTTCAGTAGTTAGGCTACTGCTGCGTTCGTGCACCCAGCGATCTCACTCTTATGTTCATGATATTCAGAGTGACCATTGAATAGGTCGTCACTAAACATGTGTTTGATCCGTCGTTTACTAAGACAGAAACGCAGAGTTATCTTTACTCACCAGGTAAATAGGACTGCCCATTACAGCGCCCACCACACCGGCAATGGCCCCGGACACTGTGCTCTTTGCAGCACTGACCCTTCCGTCCGTATGAATGTAGCCCAAGGACTCGATGATGGCGTAGGACCCCAAACGGACCCCATTCATAAAAAACTGATAAACCAAGCCGGGGACCAAACCTTTCTGAAGACCAGCCAGTCCGTCTATTTTGCCTATCGTGTAAAAGGCGTGAAATACATTCCTATAATACACCTGGTAGGTTCCTCGGCTTTTTAGCTCTCCTTGCAATTGCATTCGAGTTTTGACAACCTCCAGAGGGTTCGTAAAAAAGCAAGCGCCACACGCAGCGACGCCGCTGAGAACGAAATCCATGTTTCAATCGCCAAATTCGCGGAATGCCCGGAAATAAGTGATGGACAGGCTGTTTAGTTTGCCTTTTAACAAGAAACAGGCCTACGTTTTTAGCAGcctgtgaataaaaaaaaacatattaataaaagtaCTTGTTAGGATAActgacaaataattttacaGTGCCATTTTTAAGAAAGCAGATGAGTATGTTCAATAATCCTCCTCTCAGTCATGCGCTGCGCGTGGACATTTTGCCGAGTATGACTGTCAGATTGCATTCACTAGGGCGCGTCTATCATACCAACTCGACCTTTTAACCAATCAAAACAAATACATTGCCCCATCCCTTGTTACATGTCCTGTGATTGGACGGTTGTAAATTACATCAAGTGACATCTTCAGGCGGTTGATGCCCACCCCAACTGTGCCATTACACAAAGCTCCCCTCTGTGAggaatatttggtaacactttcattttaatgttccAGTTACATATGCTTACTTTAGTCACAACAGCAAattatgcatgcatgcatacaaGCAACTAACTCTAAACCAAAATCTAACTCTTTAATAAGTAGGTTTAATATTACAATTAATATTACTTGGTACTTATTTGTGTAGTTACACTGTGACAgggaaacattaaaataatgtgtaactgaatgttcattattaatgtttaatgaataTGAAATAGTACAAACAGGACtataaacaaaatgtaaaattatgttAAGAAAGAGAATAGATTATTgtaaaaactattaaactacAAATATTTTCCCCATAAAAAGTAGAGCGTAACTGACAGTAACATCTGCTAATGTTACCAacttataaatgtaaatatttttacaaaagaaCAGGTAAAGTAGGACAAAGCCACATTGATACTATAATTATCCATATTCCTGGGATTTCAATTCAAGCTGAAACCAATTCAAGCTCTCCTTTTGTTCCTCTACCCTTCTCGTCTGAGACTTTTCCAAAGATTTTAACAGTTTACTCCCAGAATAAAAGCTCCTGTGTACTTTAAATGGGACAAACCCTTGCCACTGTGATGCTGTTCATTTTGAGAAACAGAATTATTTAGTTACATAAAGGAACAAAAATGTGCCTATCTTTTGTATCTCAAAGGACTTTCTTTGACTCTCTTTAACTGATATAGCTATTTGTAAAGTGGCCTAACTGTTGCAGGATGACAGATCCTTGGTGGATGCCAATCAGTAACCCTTTTTTTGATTAAGATCTTCTAAATGAAAACTCACTaaaaccaaaatattttatttcagatttgtCATGCTAGATGACTATATACACTTCTTTCATAGAACATTTGTATAAATCAGATGAGAAAGCAAAACAATCCTAAATATCAATTACTTCTTGAAACACACATTATGCAAACAAAGGTAAAATTCTTTGAGTTCATTCTATCACGTCCCCGTATCTTGTGACTTTGGGATCTGCAGGCGTTGCAGGAGTTTGTGGTTCTTCCTCTAGGTGAATAATAAAGAAACAATGGTCAAATTCCTCCATCGTAAAGTCCAAACTACACCAAAACAAATGCAGACTGCAGTCTGTACAAAACAGGGGACAAAGGAGCCACAAAATTTACATTACAATGTACAGTCAGCCAGTCATTATCATAAAATACCCTGACAAGAAGCAGAGGGATCATTTCACTCTAAAAAGGTTTATTTTGTGATGACAAGCTGACTCATCATACGGGTACATACATTCTTTTCTTattgtgaagaacattttaatattctaaagaaccttttcccACTGTGTCTGAATCTTTTGTGCAGTCACAGTGGAAAAGTTCCATGAATGTGGAAGGTTCTTCATGATGCCAAAaatgaactttatttttaagattgttctaaattaaatgaaagactgttttgataaaaaaataatccacaaattattttgataaatataaataGATAATCAGAGAATGAGAAAAGATAAATAATCCAATACAAGTAGAAAATTATCAAGCGACCcagataaacaaaacaaaaatattacgaaaataatttatatagcctacaATTATTTTTCTGCAATTCAATTTCCTTTTTATATAGCTTACATAGCCACAATGTAACATATCTCCGTTTGTCTCTTACCGATTAAGAATAaaaatgagtttaataaaaataaaaagaatgaataagaataaaaagaaagctgcatctgattatgcagtgttagccacttgacaaaatagtgtttttctgtGAGGCATGGTGAAAAGATGCAGTCGCGGAAattcaagaaaacgagattcaaacaataagactaaacgtgttgagctatataacaataattagttttctgtctataaagttgttcccttgtttaataaaacatgtaatatataaaagtgtgtggtgtttccatggtttctacaaaataaaaaaatcgagGGTATGACGTCACTGATCGGCAATGCACGGACAAGGTCTGTATCCCggttaaacattcttggaaacatctgagataatgtaagtacacaagtcaacaaaacatataacactgttctagtagtttctgtatattttaatccaaaaatcttaaaTAATATGCCTTTAAAAGGTTTTGTATACggtacattaaaattaatactgAAGTCTTCCAGTTTTGAGACGCAAGATGGCGCCAAATAGCCATTGTAACTTGAGTTGGTATAACAAGAGAGCGATTTCAGggacaaaaaactaaaaactaaatacTTACTACTAGGAGAGTTTCTGTCAGGAACATTTCCTGTCTCAAGATATAACCACAAGTCTGAGCATTTCATGGTTTCCCAGCGAGTTACTGAATAGCTGAATACTGAGGAGGAAACTGTGAAGACCAAAGGAAAGAATAGCTTACATCacacaaattattttctttataacattttgaattaagCCTACAGACTATTTATGAAATAACGTGTATTTCAGTTGTGTTAAGGGTCTTCTTTTGCATGATCCTCACAAAAGTGCATCAGACTTACCAATAGATACTAGAAGGTTCCACTGAAGGGGATATGGGATTCTTTTCTGAAGTGCTCGCTGTGCAAAGAATAAACCTGTTGTGCCTTGTTGAGGGTAGTGAAATTTTCACCCAAAGccaaaggattaaaaaaaaaaacaatcaatcaAAGTTGGttaataaaatagtttttttgtttgtttgtttttttctccaca
Proteins encoded:
- the slc25a35 gene encoding solute carrier family 25 member 35, giving the protein MDFVLSGVAACGACFFTNPLEVVKTRMQLQGELKSRGTYQVYYRNVFHAFYTIGKIDGLAGLQKGLVPGLVYQFFMNGVRLGSYAIIESLGYIHTDGRVSAAKSTVSGAIAGVVGAVMGSPIYLVKTHLQSQSTSSIAVGHQYKHRGMMHALLAIHKQHGILGLWRGASAAVPRVSVGSAAQLSTFSASKELVTDLQMFSEGSWLIALSAGMISSVVVVLAMTPFDVVSTRLYNQPVNHLGKGVLYKGFVDCFSKTLKKEGMTGLYKGLGASYFRLGPHTILSLLFWNELRTLYHSNS
- the tmem141 gene encoding transmembrane protein 141 isoform X2, with the translated sequence MVNLGLTKVDDAVAAKHPGLQQYAACQSYAFMKGTASFILGTTGLFFAQRALQKRIPYPLQWNLLVSIVSSSVFSYSVTRWETMKCSDLWLYLETGNVPDRNSPSKEEPQTPATPADPKVTRYGDVIE
- the tmem141 gene encoding transmembrane protein 141 isoform X1; its protein translation is MVNLGLTKVDDAVAAKHPGLQQYAACQSYAFMKGTASFILGTTGLFFAQRALQKRIPYPLQWNLLVSIVSSSVFSYSVTRWETMKCSDLWLYLETGNVPDRNSPSNCSLHLFWCSLDFTMEEFDHCFFIIHLEEEPQTPATPADPKVTRYGDVIE